In Gordonia phthalatica, one genomic interval encodes:
- a CDS encoding DUF7373 family lipoprotein, which produces MGTVLAALAGTVALAGCEVSGTAHRVPVDVDAGQYKTVKTDAGVSSPRWMAGAELAAYVPFPSEIDDTMIRTTNGTAPAATLKNLGAHIDGAEKVPENAEFQFGFAAGGNNSDPTVEGSPNTRSLGFGVFRYTDAGAARAAVRPTAEANRAELIATRDRFDLEKVDVLVDDAGVGFPAGSMTVSSEASGRDTGMSTRVLVPHGRDVLMVHSYGRSAADTASTLKRSVDLMIERLAGSADVSEKSAMRNASFVTLTVPFLGDGDRMFFDGTAVGPASYAHIYHDKKRGSRLLSQAGVDLIGQRETVVFRASSPAKASELRTGFETWRREVDAGSRKAASPRDLPTATCVEDVDSATDKSYGCTVVVGRYYATASSRKSLLDAQQKISAQYLILKERG; this is translated from the coding sequence ATGGGGACAGTGCTGGCAGCGCTCGCGGGCACCGTGGCGCTCGCAGGTTGCGAGGTCAGCGGGACGGCGCACCGTGTGCCGGTGGACGTCGACGCGGGCCAGTACAAGACGGTGAAGACGGACGCGGGGGTCAGCTCACCGCGGTGGATGGCCGGTGCGGAGCTGGCCGCGTACGTGCCGTTTCCCTCCGAGATCGACGACACGATGATCCGCACCACCAATGGCACCGCGCCGGCGGCGACCCTCAAGAACCTCGGTGCGCACATCGACGGTGCCGAGAAAGTGCCTGAGAACGCCGAGTTCCAGTTCGGTTTCGCGGCGGGTGGCAACAACTCCGATCCGACGGTCGAGGGGTCCCCGAACACCCGGAGCCTCGGCTTCGGAGTGTTCCGCTACACCGATGCCGGGGCCGCGCGCGCCGCGGTCCGCCCCACCGCGGAGGCGAACCGAGCTGAGCTGATCGCGACACGCGATCGCTTCGACCTGGAGAAGGTCGACGTCCTGGTCGACGACGCGGGCGTAGGCTTCCCCGCCGGATCGATGACGGTTTCCAGCGAGGCGAGCGGACGCGACACCGGCATGTCGACGAGGGTGCTGGTACCGCATGGTCGTGATGTCCTGATGGTGCACTCGTACGGCCGGTCCGCGGCGGACACCGCCTCGACGCTCAAGCGATCCGTCGATCTGATGATCGAGCGCCTCGCGGGGTCCGCGGACGTCTCGGAGAAGTCGGCTATGCGTAATGCGTCGTTCGTGACGCTGACTGTGCCGTTCCTCGGCGACGGTGACCGCATGTTCTTCGACGGCACTGCGGTCGGACCTGCGTCGTACGCGCACATCTACCACGACAAGAAGCGGGGGAGTCGACTTCTGTCCCAGGCCGGCGTCGACCTGATCGGGCAACGCGAGACCGTCGTCTTCCGAGCCTCGTCGCCTGCTAAGGCGTCGGAGCTGCGGACCGGTTTCGAGACCTGGCGACGCGAGGTCGACGCCGGAAGTCGCAAAGCTGCGTCGCCGCGGGACCTGCCGACGGCGACCTGCGTCGAGGACGTCGATTCCGCCACGGACAAGTCCTACGGCTGCACCGTCGTCGTCGGCCGGTACTACGCGACCGCGTCGTCGAGGAAGTCCCTGCTCGACGCCCAGCAGAAGATCTCCGCCCAGTACCTGATCCTGAAGGAGCGGGGCTGA
- a CDS encoding DUF7373 family lipoprotein — MKKSIVTALVVALSTVALVGCEVRGTAQRTALDIDAGQYKTVKSDAGIGTPAWMAGAELGAYVPYPAEIDERLDHARLGTSPLGTLDQLAEFVDGVEDVPENKKFQFGFLTESLDEAVKLSRSLMLGVLRYPDEGTARAAAAATAEANLAARIAQDKKFDNDGRRRLSEPAGFPAGAKLIQGRDSIGTISMMLLVPHGRDVLLMDYYNSYTSETEALDTLKRAVGLMTDRIEGAGGVDVASSMRNVDVVELTVPFRSGVDPLMKFEGTAALRKAYAHSYNYSPRVLKILTAAGVDVVGQRETAVFRAASKVKAEGLQKAFVDFEGDSWKRVGTPRDLPIADCAKTDDLFQPFQCTVVVGRYYATGSAKKLLDAQQKISAQYLILKERG, encoded by the coding sequence GTGAAGAAATCGATAGTGACAGCGCTGGTCGTCGCACTCAGCACCGTGGCACTCGTCGGATGCGAGGTCCGGGGCACGGCGCAGCGCACGGCGCTCGACATCGATGCCGGCCAGTACAAGACCGTCAAGAGTGATGCGGGCATCGGCACACCGGCATGGATGGCGGGTGCCGAACTCGGTGCGTACGTGCCGTATCCGGCGGAGATCGACGAACGCCTCGACCACGCTCGGCTGGGGACGTCACCGCTCGGCACACTCGACCAGCTCGCGGAGTTCGTGGACGGGGTCGAGGACGTCCCGGAGAACAAGAAGTTCCAGTTCGGTTTCCTCACCGAGAGCCTCGACGAAGCGGTCAAGCTCTCTCGAAGTCTGATGCTCGGGGTCCTGCGCTACCCGGACGAGGGCACTGCTCGCGCGGCAGCGGCAGCGACGGCAGAGGCCAACCTCGCAGCGCGGATCGCGCAGGACAAGAAGTTCGACAACGACGGGCGCCGCCGACTCAGTGAGCCGGCCGGCTTCCCCGCCGGCGCGAAGCTCATTCAAGGTCGGGACTCCATCGGAACCATTTCAATGATGCTCCTGGTTCCACACGGACGCGATGTCCTCCTGATGGACTACTACAACTCCTACACGTCGGAGACCGAGGCGCTCGACACCCTCAAACGGGCCGTCGGTCTGATGACCGATCGCATCGAGGGCGCGGGCGGCGTCGATGTCGCGAGCTCCATGCGCAACGTCGACGTCGTCGAGCTGACGGTGCCGTTCCGCTCGGGTGTCGATCCGCTGATGAAGTTCGAGGGAACCGCAGCGCTGCGCAAGGCGTACGCGCACTCCTACAACTATTCGCCGCGCGTCTTGAAGATTCTCACCGCAGCCGGCGTCGACGTCGTCGGTCAGCGCGAGACCGCGGTGTTCCGAGCCGCCTCGAAAGTGAAGGCCGAAGGCCTGCAGAAGGCGTTCGTCGACTTCGAGGGCGACTCCTGGAAGCGGGTCGGCACACCGCGCGACCTGCCGATCGCGGACTGCGCCAAGACCGATGACCTCTTTCAGCCGTTCCAGTGCACGGTCGTCGTCGGCCGGTACTACGCGACCGGGTCGGCGAAGAAGCTGCTCGACGCCCAGCAGAAGATCTCCGCCCAGTACCTGATCCTGAAGGAGCGGGGCTAG